Proteins encoded by one window of Desulfomonilia bacterium:
- a CDS encoding 2,3-bisphosphoglycerate-independent phosphoglycerate mutase — protein sequence MNQLELMKTLHVISDKKIVLVVMDGLGGIPNKTGKTELESASTPNLDELAKKSILGLSTAVSPGITPGSGPGHLGLFGYDPLEYKIGRGVLEALGIGLVLKPTSLAVRGNFCTMDLSSGLITDRRAGRIPTSECERVVERLAAIKKIEDVDVIIKPVKDYRFALVLEGAGLEEGLSETDPQKVGLKPLTVKALNPSAEKSARLLNQWLQKAFEILKDEPRANSCTLRGIAKDPGLPGFKEVYGLNACAIATYPMYKGLAKLVGMKIIDGCDTIEDEVEALKKNWSDHDFFFFHVKKTDSAGEDGNFDAKIKVIENTDKVLPDILGLNPDVIIVTGDHSTPAELKSHSWHELPFLLHSDNILTDACTSFGERACQAGGLGHIRHVDIMPLAMAYAEKLTKYGA from the coding sequence ATGAACCAGCTCGAATTAATGAAAACGCTTCATGTAATTTCCGATAAAAAAATTGTCCTCGTTGTAATGGACGGTCTCGGCGGCATTCCGAACAAAACCGGAAAAACCGAACTGGAGTCAGCATCGACACCTAATCTTGACGAATTGGCAAAAAAATCCATTCTCGGGCTTTCGACTGCGGTTTCCCCTGGCATAACACCGGGAAGCGGTCCGGGACACCTTGGTCTTTTCGGATATGATCCCCTTGAATACAAAATCGGCAGGGGCGTTCTCGAGGCCCTGGGAATCGGTCTCGTTTTAAAGCCTACCAGTCTGGCGGTCAGGGGCAATTTCTGCACAATGGACCTGTCTTCCGGACTTATTACAGACCGGAGGGCTGGTCGCATTCCAACATCGGAATGCGAAAGGGTTGTAGAACGGCTCGCCGCTATAAAAAAAATAGAAGACGTGGACGTAATAATAAAACCCGTGAAAGACTACAGGTTTGCCCTGGTCCTTGAGGGTGCCGGACTGGAGGAGGGACTGTCTGAAACAGATCCGCAAAAGGTAGGATTAAAACCGCTTACGGTAAAGGCCCTTAATCCTTCCGCTGAAAAAAGTGCGCGTCTGCTCAATCAATGGCTTCAAAAAGCATTTGAAATTCTCAAGGATGAACCCCGGGCGAACAGTTGTACACTGAGAGGTATTGCAAAAGACCCAGGGCTGCCCGGTTTTAAAGAAGTCTACGGGCTTAATGCATGCGCCATAGCCACATACCCCATGTATAAAGGACTGGCAAAGCTTGTGGGCATGAAGATAATTGACGGTTGTGACACTATCGAAGATGAAGTTGAGGCATTGAAAAAAAACTGGTCAGACCATGACTTTTTCTTTTTCCATGTTAAAAAAACCGATTCCGCCGGTGAAGACGGCAACTTTGATGCAAAGATAAAGGTCATAGAAAATACAGACAAGGTTCTGCCTGATATTCTGGGTCTTAACCCGGACGTTATAATAGTTACAGGAGATCATTCAACTCCTGCCGAATTGAAGTCGCATTCCTGGCATGAACTTCCCTTTCTCCTGCATTCGGACAACATTTTAACCGATGCCTGCACTTCTTTTGGCGAAAGGGCCTGTCAGGCCGGAGGTCTTGGCCATATAAGACATGTCGATATCATGCCGCTTGCAATGGCATACGCAGAAAAGCTGACAAAATACGGGGCATAA
- a CDS encoding metallophosphoesterase translates to MKIAIMSDTHDDTHATGKALEIAKARDCRMIIHAGDLCSPFIARSLRETGIPAYCVFGNNDGDKIHLAQTVDIKPSPRHIEAEGTSIVVFHEPFINDYIDPERVDILIFGHTHKLMIDERTPMKIINPGTVSGVLVKVKSFVIFETETGKAEVIEL, encoded by the coding sequence GTGAAGATCGCTATTATGTCTGACACCCATGACGATACCCATGCAACCGGAAAGGCGCTGGAGATTGCAAAGGCCAGAGATTGCCGGATGATCATTCATGCTGGAGATTTATGTTCACCGTTTATAGCAAGGAGTCTCCGTGAAACCGGCATTCCCGCCTACTGCGTTTTCGGTAATAATGACGGGGACAAGATACATCTTGCACAGACTGTCGATATCAAACCGTCACCGAGACACATCGAAGCAGAAGGAACGAGCATAGTTGTTTTCCATGAACCGTTTATAAATGATTATATTGACCCGGAAAGGGTGGATATTCTAATCTTCGGACACACGCACAAGCTGATGATTGACGAAAGAACACCTATGAAGATAATCAATCCCGGTACTGTTTCGGGGGTATTGGTTAAGGTGAAATCGTTTGTTATATTTGAAACCGAAACAGGAAAGGCGGAAGTGATTGAACTCTAA